From the Lepisosteus oculatus isolate fLepOcu1 chromosome 1, fLepOcu1.hap2, whole genome shotgun sequence genome, one window contains:
- the LOC102693413 gene encoding taste receptor type 2 member 9-like: MNLVVYGGFAGNALLSFFAVTGNVFIICSNMCRAWTITKEAKERKNLFLAGEIIITCITLANLLLSLSGFTWIAIKTFEMHCQVGLTGYRGLTYALILGGSSSFWFTSCLCTFYLLKIVSIPNAAFNKLKQNVSTFVLVFLGGSFALCCIFSFPAVYAQNIHYINASTGPDNFTVQSCKISAELSGVSFEFAMFNGFVLLVAPAGIMLLACVGLVLYLCHHMHHMKRSRRSPEAPESSPSHSPALLAQTRISKMIVCLVVVYLICDLILFFLLCGGYTSANLQVVSFFGALAMSAFAVGIASLLTYGNANLKKDLTFLFPCCLNSLTK; this comes from the coding sequence ATGAATTTGGTTGTGTATGGTGGATTTGCTGGAAATGCGCTGTTGTCGTTCTTTGCAGTCACTGGGAACGTGTTCATCATCTGTAGCAATATGTGTCGTGCCTGGACAATAACTAAAGAAGCAAAAGAGAGGAAAAATTTGTTTCTAGCTGGGGAAATAATAATCACCTGCATCACACTGGCTAACCTGCTTCTCAGTTTGTCTGGTTTCACCTGGATAGCAATCAAGACCTTTGAGATGCACTGCCAGGTGGGACTAACTGGATACAGAGGGCTAACTTATGCCCTAATCCTGGGAGGGTCATCCAGCTTTTGGTTTACCTCTTGTCTGTGCACATTTTATCTCCTGAAGATTGTCAGCATTCCCAATGCCGCGTTCAACAAGCTTAAGCAAAATGTGTCCACTTTCGTTTTGGTTTTCCTCGGAGGGAGCTTTGCTCTGTGCTGTATCTTCAGCTTCCCTGCAGTTTACGCCCAAAACATCCACTACATCAACGCCTCCACGGGCCCTGACAATTTCACGGTTCAGTCTTGTAAGATATCCGCTGAGCTGTCGGGAGTGTCCTTTGAGTTTGCGATGTTCAACGGGTTTGTGCTGCTGGTCGCCCCCGCCGGCATCATGCTGTTGGCTTGTGTCGGGCTTGTGCTGTACCTGTGCCATCACATGCACCACATGAAGAGAAGCAGACGCTCTCCCGAGGCTCCAGAGAGCTCGCCCTCTCACTCTCCAGCTTTGCTGGCCCAAACCAGAATCTCCAAAATGATCGTCTGCCTGGTCGTTGTCTACCTCATCTGTGACCTAATCCTGttctttttgctttgtggtGGATACACTTCGGCAAACTTGCAAGTGGTCAGTTTCTTTGGAGCTCTCGCAATGTCCGCCTTTGCTGTAGGTATCGCCTCTCTTCTCACGTATGGCAATGCCAATCTAAAGAAGGACCTGACCTTCTTGTTTCCTTGTTGCCTGAACAGTTTGACAAAATGA